From Etheostoma spectabile isolate EspeVRDwgs_2016 chromosome 8, UIUC_Espe_1.0, whole genome shotgun sequence, a single genomic window includes:
- the si:dkey-103i16.6 gene encoding NAD-dependent protein deacetylase sirtuin-3, protein MNRSRSSWNKKAPQPPVTRMTRSSSSQTRPTDPTETQDSGPGPYGKQRRKQTDSALAQDLSQMSVSGLDALPTSEGQMSKGNCGPVQAGQSFGSMSSLGSPSALAAKSSSRGGLASVARLVKLGRCKNVVVVAGAGISTASGIPDFRTPGTGLYANMEKYNIPYPEAIFNIDYFSNDPQPFFSLAKALYPGSHRPNYIHYFIRMLHHKGLLLRMYTQNIDGLEKLCGIPDDKLVEAHGSFATASCHLCYTAYSAEEAKRAIMNDTVPICTFCSATVKPDVVFFGEDLPQKYFLHTKDFPKADLLIIMGTSLQIEPFASLVNTVRSTVPRLLLNRHAVGPFEKVPPRRGDHMELGDLVDTVQRFSEMLGWNDEIEELMRCQEILSIPTLISSPGSVSGQPSCQSRGAPEPPGGMETSRSRPGGQRAASSGSEETDSETDSKSSTSSSLSN, encoded by the exons ATGAACAGGTCCAGGTCCAGTTGGAATAAAAAAGCCCCCCAGCCCCCAGTCACCAGGATGACCCGCAGCTCCAGTTCACAGACCAGGCCCACCGACCCCACAGAGACCCAGGACTCTGGGCCGGGTCCGTATGGTAAACAACGAAGGAAGCAGACAGACTCTGCTTTGGCCCAGGACCTCAGTCAGATGAGTGTGAGTGGACTGGATGCTTTACCTACGAG TGAAGGACAGATGTCCAAAGGTAACTGTGGCCCTGTGCAAGCTGGTCAGTCCTTTGGGTCCATGTCTAGTCTGGGCAGTCCATCTGCGTTAGCAGCCAAGTCCTCATCCCGGGGCGGTCTAGCCTCTGTGGCTCGACTGGTGAAGCTTGGCCGCTGTAAgaatgtggtggtggtggccgGAGCAGGAATCAGCACAGCCAGCGGCATCCCAGACTTCAG GACTCCAGGAACAGGCCTTTATGCCAACATGGAGAAGTACAACATCCCTTACCCTGAAGCTATTTTCAACATTGACTACTTCTCCAACGACCCGCAGCCTTTCTTCTCCCTGGCCAAGGCTCTGTATCCTGGCAGCCACCGACCAAACTACATACACTACTTTATCCGCATGCTTCATCACAAAGGCCTGCTGCTCAGAATGTACACCCAGAACATCGACGGACTGGAGAAAC TGTGTGGCATCCCAGATGACAAACTTGTGGAAGCTCATGGTAGTTTTGCCACAGCTTCCTGTCACCTGTGCTACACCGCATACTCTGCTGAGGAGGCTAAG cGTGCCATAATGAACGACACTGTCCCCATATGCACATTCTGCTCTGCAACAGTCAAAcctgatgttgtgttttttggagaGGACCTTCCACAGAAGTATTTCCTCCACACTAAAGACTTCCCCAAAGCAGACCTGCTAATCATTATGGGCACATCTTTACAG ATTGAGCCATTTGCCAGCCTGGTGAACACTGTGCGGTCCACTGTGCCACGTCTCCTCCTGAACCGACATGCTGTGGGTCCCTTTGAGAAGGTCCCACCGCGGAGAGGAGACCACATGGAGCTGGGTGACCTGGTAGACACAGTGCAGAGGTTCTCTGAAATGCTGGGCTGGAACGATGAGATTGAGGAGCTGATGAGGTGTCAGGAAATATTG AGCATCCCTACATTAATAAGCAGCCCTGGGTCAGTAAGCGGACAGCCATCTTGTCAGAGCAGAGGAGCTCCAGAGCCTCCAGGTGGGATGGAGACATCCAGGTCCAGACCAGGAGGTCAACGAGCAGCCAGCAGCGGCAGCGAAGAGACCGACTCCGAGACAGACAGCAAGAGCTCTACATCATCCAGCCTGAGCAACTGA